DNA sequence from the Butyricimonas faecalis genome:
AACTCACCTGAAGAATCTCCCCCCGGCTTACCTGCAAACGATCAATATACCGGAAACGCCGCACGCCCACGTGTTCCGCTACCCGGTTAAGATCGTTCCGTATCAAATCCACGATTGTGTTGTGCTCCGAACGCTCCTTATAATCCTCCAAAATCACCCGCTCCGCGTCGGGCACGGAGGCATCAATTGTTCCTTTCATCGGGTAAGAGGAGATCATTCCTTCGTCCACCCGCACGAAAATTTCCGGTGAAAAACAGACAAACCGACCCGGAACCAGCAAACGATAGGGAGATCGGGCTCGGTGGAAAATCTCTTCCAACGTCCAATCGGTATCCAACCTCGTTGCCACCGTCAAATTCAACAGAAAAGAATCACCGCGAGCCAGTCCTTCCCGTACCACGGCAAACTTCTCCCGGTAGACTTCATACGCCACCGGATTCAGAGAAAACATCTTTTCCGACACCTTTCCCGACGTTCCTTCTTCCGCGGGAGAATTGGTGACACCCCCGGCTTCAAAAAGAATTTCTTGTTGTCCCAACGGATCGGACACGAAAAAGCCCTCCGATAACTCGAAATCAACTCCAAACAAAAATGGTTGCCGCCGGCTTCCCGCCTCGTTCATGCAAGCCCGGACCTCGTTAGCTGTAATCATATTCATACTCCCAAAGACGGTCCGTGACCCCGTC
Encoded proteins:
- a CDS encoding aminodeoxychorismate synthase component I, whose product is MNMITANEVRACMNEAGSRRQPFLFGVDFELSEGFFVSDPLGQQEILFEAGGVTNSPAEEGTSGKVSEKMFSLNPVAYEVYREKFAVVREGLARGDSFLLNLTVATRLDTDWTLEEIFHRARSPYRLLVPGRFVCFSPEIFVRVDEGMISSYPMKGTIDASVPDAERVILEDYKERSEHNTIVDLIRNDLNRVAEHVGVRRFRYIDRLQVSRGEILQVSSEVTGRLTGDYYSRLGDVVFGMLPAGSISGAPKPSTLHIIARAEGERRGFYTGVFGYFDGKKLDSAVMIRYIEERDGHYYFRSGGGITINSDCRAEYEEVLAKVYLPFGNGDSK